The Miscanthus floridulus cultivar M001 chromosome 7, ASM1932011v1, whole genome shotgun sequence genome includes a region encoding these proteins:
- the LOC136465347 gene encoding uncharacterized protein — protein sequence MRELFFDEEGNLLDENPEDPMEVTIRKKISDSRNQFEDLIQMAKNSEQGIDFLFSSLSNLVEPLQKITPTTRVNKQDEYESFLGSKIPNQVDIHAPNDIKSKGRCKRIKKSKEMKTASKGKSKRPCGKYGLRNTRQKQCVKYRYR from the exons ATGAG GGAACTATTCTTTGATGAAGAAGGTAACCTGCTAGATGAAAATCCTGAAGATCCTATGGAGGTGACAATACGGAAAAAGATTTCAGATTCACGGAACCAGTTTGAAGATCTTATCCAGATGGCCAAGAACTCTGAACAAGGGATAGACTTTTTATTTTctagtttatccaacctagtagaACCTCTTCAAAAGATCACACCTACTACGAGAGTTAATAAACAGGATGAGTATGAATCTTTCCTTGGTAGTAAAATTCCAAATCAAGTCGATATACATGCACCAAATGATATCAAGTCGAAAGGGAGATGCAAAAGAATTAAGAAGAGCAAGGAGATGAAGACTGCAAGCAAGGGTAAAAGTAAACGGCCGTGTGGAAAAT ATGGCTTACGCAACACCAGGCAGAAGCAATGTGTGAAGTACCGGTACAGGTAG
- the LOC136463038 gene encoding allene oxide synthase 3-like → MASKRANAGDEQQKLSPSGLRVREIPGSYGVPFFSPLRDRLDYFYFQGAEEYFRSRIAKHGGATVLRVNMPPGPFLSGDSRVIAVLDARSFRVLLDDSRVDKDGTLDGTYMPSLALFGGHRPLAFLDGADPRHAALKRVVIRLAAARMHHVAPAFGAAFTATFDAVEAELAAGAAAGVEFNKHNMRHMLDFTCAALFGGKLPSKAIGDGAAAKAYKWLAFQLHPLASRAIRPWLLEDLLLHTFRLPPFLVRREYADLTAYFADVAAGILDDAEKEADPGGAAIPRDELLHNLIFLAIFNAYGGYKIFLPHVVKWLARCGPELHARLAAEVRAVVPTPGGEITLSDVEKMPLVKSFVWETLRMNPPVEFQYGRARRDTVVESHDAAYEVKKGEMVFGYQPLATRDERVFRRGREFVPDRFAVCSDDGERRRLLEHVVWSNGPETGAAAERNKQCPGKDVVVAVGRLMVAELFRRYDTFVASVEESPVEPVVTFTSLTRAASSAAGHGSVVKP, encoded by the coding sequence ATGGCATCTAAACGAGCCAACGCCGGCGACGAGCAGCAGAAGCTGTCGCCCTCTGGCCTCCGGGTCCGCGAGATCCCGGGAAGCTACGGCGTGCCCTTCTTCTCGCCGCTGCGCGACCGCCTGGACTACTTCTACTTCCAGGGCGCGGAGGAGTACTTCCGCTCTCGCATCGCCAAGCACGGCGGCGCCACCGTGCTGCGCGTCAACATGCCGCCGGGCCCGTTCCTCTCCGGAGACTCCCGCGTCATCGCCGTCCTCGACGCGCGCAGCTTCCGCGTCCTGCTCGACGACTCCCGCGTCGACAAAGACGGCACGCTCGACGGCACCTACATGCCCTCGCTCGCGCTCTTCGGCGGCCACCGGCCGCTTGCGTTCCTCGACGGCGCCGACCCGCGCCACGCCGCGCTCAAGCGCGTCGTGATCCGCCTAGCGGCCGCGCGGATGCACCACGTCGCGCCGGCGTTCGGCGCTGCCTTCACCGCCACGTTCGACGCCGTCGAAGCCGAACTCGCGGCGGGCGCCGCCGCGGGCGTGGAGTTCAACAAGCACAACATGCGCCACATGCTGGACTTCACCTGCGCCGCGCTGTTCGGCGGCAAGCTGCCGAGCAAGGCCATcggcgacggcgcggcggcgAAGGCGTACAAGTGGCTCGCCTTCCAGCTCCACCCGCTCGCCAGCAGGGCCATCAGGCCGTGGCTGCTGGAGGACCTGCTCCTCCACACATTCCGCCTCCCGCCCTTCCTGGTGCGCCGCGAGTACGCCGACCTGACGGCCTACTTCGCCGACGTCGCGGCGGGCATCCTCGACGACGCCGAGAAGGAGGCCGACCCGGGCGGCGCTGCCATCCCGCGCGACGAGCTCCTCCACAACCTCATCTTCCTCGCCATCTTCAACGCCTACGGCGGGTACAAGATCTTCCTGCCGCACGTCGTCAAGTGGCTCGCGCGCTGCGGGCCGGAGCTGCACGCCAGGCTCGCCGCCGAGGTCCGCGCCGTCGTCCCCACGCCGGGCGGCGAGATCACCCTGTCGGACGTGGAGAAGATGCCGCTGGTGAAGTCGTTCGTGTGGGAGACGCTGCGCATGAACCCGCCGGTGGAGTTCCAGTACGGGCGCGCGCGGCGGGACACGGTGGTGGAGAGCCACGACGCGGCGTACGAGGTGAAGAAGGGCGAGATGGTGTTCGGGTACCAGCCGCTAGCGACGCGCGACGAGCGAGTGTTCCGGCGCGGCCGCGAGTTCGTCCCCGACCGGTTCGCTGTATGTTCTGAcgacggcgagcggcggcggctgctggagCACGTGGTGTGGTCGAACGGGCCGGAGACTGGCGCGGCCGCGGAGCGGAACAAGCAGTGCCCCGGGAAAgacgtggtggtggcggtggggcgGCTGATGGTGGCGGAGCTGTTCCGTCGGTACGACACGTTCGTCGCCAGCGTCGAGGAGAGCCCCGTGGAGCCCGTGGTCACGTTCACTTCGCTGACGAGGGCGGCTTCCTCCGCCGCGGGCCATGGCAGCGTCGTCAAGCCCTGA